GGGACAGCGTCTTCAACGAGATCTTCCACCCCATCGCCCGCCGGCTCATCCCCCACTGTGACGCCGTGCTGCGCGTCGGAGGCCCCTCGGCGGGCGCGGACGAAATGGTCAGCATGGCTCGCGCCCACGGCAAGGCGGTGTACTTCGGGCTCGACGAGCTGCCCCCGGCCCATGGAGAGATCTCGCCGCCCCCGGCGCCCCGTAACCCGGGCGGCTTCCGAGATCCTCGGACGGAGCCCTCGCGCAACGACGCCGTGCGCATCACCGACGTGCGGGTCCTGTCCTCCAACTGGTACGTCCTGCGCAAGGTGACGTTCGACTACCGGCGCTCGGATGGCACCTGGAGCCGGCAGAACCGCGAGGCCTATGACCGGGGCAATGGGGCCACCGTCCTGCTCCATGACGCCTCGCGGGGCACGGTGCTGCTCATCCGCCAGTTCCGGTTGCCGGCCTACGTGAACGGCCACCCCGACGGCATGCTCCTCGAGGCCCCCGCGGGCCTGCTCGATGGCGAGCACCCCGACGCGGCGATCCGCCGGGAAGTCGAGGAGGAGACCGGGGTACGCATCGGCGAGGTGCAACCCGTCTTCGACCTCTTCATGAGCCCGGGCTCGGTCACCGAGCGCCTGCACTTCTTCGCCGCGCCCTACACCCGGGACACACGGGCTGCGGAGGGCGGGGGGCTCGCCGCCGAGGGCGAGGACATCCAGGTGCTCGAGCTCCCATTCTCCGAGGCCCTGCGGAAGATCGACTCCGGGGAGATCATCGACGCGAAGACCATCCTGCTGCTCCAGTGGGCCGAGCGCCACGGCCTCCTCGAGAGGACCTGAGGAGCACCTGGGACGCCTCACTGGCGCATGAGCTGCTTGAGCGGCAACGAGACGAGGAAGGCCGCTCCCTCTCCAGGGGTGCTCCGTGCCCGGATGCTCCCCCCGTGACGCTCGGCGATCTTCCGGCAGATGGCGAGACCAATCCCCGTGCCCTCGTACTGGCCACGCCCGTGCAGGCGCTGGAACACGTTGAAGATGCGATCGGCGAACTTCTCCTCGAAGCCGATGCCGTTGTCCTCCACCACCAGCTCACACCGCTGGGAGCGAGGATCCACCGTGCCGCGCACGGAGATGACCGGAGGCACGCCCTCGCGGCGGAACTTGAGGGCGTTGCCCACCAGGTTCTGCAGGAGCTGGCGCATCTGCGTGGCATCGGCCTCGAGCACGGGCAGCGCCTCCAGCGTGACGGTCGCTCCCGCCTGCTCGATCGCCGACTCCAGGTCCGCCAGCACCTCGCGGGCGACCACGGCGAGGTCCACCTGGGAGAAGGGCCGGGTCTTCGACGATACCCGCGAGAAGGCGAGCAGATCATCGATCAGCCGGCGCATGCGAGTCGCGGCGCCCTGCATGCGATCGACGTAGTCGCGGCCCTCGGGGCTGAGCGTGGTGGCGGACGTCTTCACCAGGCGCTCGCCGAAGGTCTGGATCTTCCTCAGCGGCTCCTGCAGGTCGTGCGAGGCCACATACGCGAAGCTCTCCAGCTCGCGGTTGGAGCGCTCCAGACTGAGCTGGGAGTGCTTGAGTTCGGAGATGTCGGTGAGGATCACCGTGAAGCCGACGAGCTGCTGACCCATCCGGATGGGCGCGACCCGGGCCATGTACCACTCGGCGCCGGTGTGGAGGGAGGGAGGAATCTCGAAGGCATAGCGCTCGCCGGTCGTGAGCACCTTCTCGATGATGCCGCGGACCCGCTCGACCATGTACGGCTCGAACCAGGAATAGAGGAGAGTCCCCATCGCCATCTCGGGGGTGTGCAGGGGCAGGGTGTAATTGAGGAAGCGGATCCTCGCCTCGGCATCACAGGCGAACATGATGTTCGGCGACTGTGCGATCAGCGTCTGGATGCCAAACACGTCCTCCGTCTTCTTCGTGCGGCGCGCCTCGAGCCGGGCGGACAGGTCGTTGAGCGCCACGGCCAGCGGAGCGAGCGGTCCGCTCCCCACGTGCATCGGAGCATGCGGCTGTTGGGCTGCCATCCTCGCGACCAGCGCGAGCAACTCCGCGATCGTCGTCTCGGGAGCCGCCGCCTTCTCCGGCGCTTCGTCCTCCGCACTCATGTCCCCCCCTTTCGATGGGTGTGTTCCCCAAGGGAGTCTTCTGCTGTGGGAGAAGGTAGTGGCGCAATCCCGCGTGCGGACAGGGGGAGGCGCCAGGACCCTCCCCAGGCGCGCCTTCAACCAGGCTCGGCTCGCATGAGCCCTCCGCGTCCGCCTCCGAAGGTCCACACGAGCGGCTCCCCGTCAGGCCCGGAGGAGCCAGGACGTCCCTGGCGCGGCGGACGCTCCGGCGTCCACGACCGCGGCTGCTGACCCGAGGTCTCGAATCCATTCGCACACGTCCCCCGTGCCCCTCCGGGCGCGGGCCAGATTCCGAGAAGGTCATGCAGCCGAACTTGAACCGGCTCCTGCGGGCGCTCGCCCGCGAGGGGCTCGATGTGACGTACGACGGTCGTGTCTACACGGTACGCCTCCAGCGGGACGCGCACGCTCCCCCCGCCGAGGTGCTTCTTCCGCCCGACCTGCCCGTAGAGGGCAAGGCCTTCCAACAACTCGCCGCGCTCGCGGCGCTGAAGCATCCGGACGGAGGCCGTGTGAAGCACGTGCGCGCCACGCCGGACTTCCACCCGGGCGACTCCGGAGTGGCCATCGGCTCGGTGGTGCACACGGAGGGGCTGGTGGTGCCCGGCGCGGTGGGCACCGACATCAACTGCGGCATGCGTCTGCACGTCGCGGACATTCCCGTGGAGGCCTTCCTCGCCCGCCGCGACGCCTTCGTCGAACGGATGAAGGGCCACTACTTCTTCGGCACCCGGGACGTGGCCCTGGGCTCGCGCGCGGTGGAGGCGCTCCTGCGCGACGGCCTGCCGGGTTGGCTCGTGGAAACGCTGGAGCAGCCACTGGGCGCGGTGGCGAGGGCGGACCTGGGACAGCTCGATCGGGAGTCCACGCGGGTGCACCTGGGGGGAGCACTCGAGGGAGATCCAGCGTGGGCGCCCATGGGGCTGCGCCGCGAGGGCGTGGTGCGAGACCCGGGGCTGGCGACCATCGGCGGGGGCAACCACTTCGTTGAAGTGCAGCGGGTGGAGGCGGTGGTGGATCGCGCGCGGGCTTGGCGGTGGGGCGTGCGCGAGGGGCAGCTCGCGTTCATGGTGCACTCCGGCTCGAGGGACCTGGGCAAGCACGTGGGGCTCACGTGGCAGGAGCGGGCGAGGGCCACGTGGCCGGTGGGGGCGCCCTTCCCGGAGAGCGGAATCCTGCCATTGGCGGATCCGGCGCTGGTGCGCGAGTACCTCCGGGCCGAGGCCACGGCGGCCAACTATGCCTTCCTCAACCGGCTGCTGTTGGCGGAGCTGTTGCGGCTCACCCTGCGGGAGCTGTTCGGGGACGTGGAGGCGCCGCTCGTCTACGACGTGCCGCACAACATCACGCTGCCGTGGGAGGGCGGGTGGCTGGCGCGCAAGGGCGCGTGCCCGGCGGAGGAGGAGCAGCCGGTCATCATCCCCGGCTCCATGGGGGCCGAGTCCTATCTGATGGTGGGGCTGGGCAATGCGCGGGCGCTGGCGTCGGCGTCGCACGGAGCGGGACGGGCGCGCTCGCGCTTCTCCATGGCGCGGGGCGGAGCGGATCAGCGGGAGGAGGCGCTGGGGCTGACGGGAGTGGATTGCATCACCTTGCGAGCCGAGCGCCGCATCGAGGAGGCGCCCGCGGCCTACAAACCGATTGGCCCGGTGGTGGCCTCGCAGGTGGAGGCGGGCATCGTCCGGGAGGTGGCGCGGATGCGCCCGCTGATGACCTTCAAGGCGTGAGGCTCAAGGCGACGGGGTAAAGGAGGTGGCGCAGGTCCGCTC
Above is a window of Cystobacter fuscus DNA encoding:
- a CDS encoding NUDIX domain-containing protein, with protein sequence MNAHTPLMVLVAGPYRSGTGDDPAKLAANVRVMNEAALALYRAGHLPVTGEALALPLIELAGSKAIGDSVFNEIFHPIARRLIPHCDAVLRVGGPSAGADEMVSMARAHGKAVYFGLDELPPAHGEISPPPAPRNPGGFRDPRTEPSRNDAVRITDVRVLSSNWYVLRKVTFDYRRSDGTWSRQNREAYDRGNGATVLLHDASRGTVLLIRQFRLPAYVNGHPDGMLLEAPAGLLDGEHPDAAIRREVEEETGVRIGEVQPVFDLFMSPGSVTERLHFFAAPYTRDTRAAEGGGLAAEGEDIQVLELPFSEALRKIDSGEIIDAKTILLLQWAERHGLLERT
- a CDS encoding sensor histidine kinase; translation: MSAEDEAPEKAAAPETTIAELLALVARMAAQQPHAPMHVGSGPLAPLAVALNDLSARLEARRTKKTEDVFGIQTLIAQSPNIMFACDAEARIRFLNYTLPLHTPEMAMGTLLYSWFEPYMVERVRGIIEKVLTTGERYAFEIPPSLHTGAEWYMARVAPIRMGQQLVGFTVILTDISELKHSQLSLERSNRELESFAYVASHDLQEPLRKIQTFGERLVKTSATTLSPEGRDYVDRMQGAATRMRRLIDDLLAFSRVSSKTRPFSQVDLAVVAREVLADLESAIEQAGATVTLEALPVLEADATQMRQLLQNLVGNALKFRREGVPPVISVRGTVDPRSQRCELVVEDNGIGFEEKFADRIFNVFQRLHGRGQYEGTGIGLAICRKIAERHGGSIRARSTPGEGAAFLVSLPLKQLMRQ
- a CDS encoding RtcB family protein; amino-acid sequence: MQPNLNRLLRALAREGLDVTYDGRVYTVRLQRDAHAPPAEVLLPPDLPVEGKAFQQLAALAALKHPDGGRVKHVRATPDFHPGDSGVAIGSVVHTEGLVVPGAVGTDINCGMRLHVADIPVEAFLARRDAFVERMKGHYFFGTRDVALGSRAVEALLRDGLPGWLVETLEQPLGAVARADLGQLDRESTRVHLGGALEGDPAWAPMGLRREGVVRDPGLATIGGGNHFVEVQRVEAVVDRARAWRWGVREGQLAFMVHSGSRDLGKHVGLTWQERARATWPVGAPFPESGILPLADPALVREYLRAEATAANYAFLNRLLLAELLRLTLRELFGDVEAPLVYDVPHNITLPWEGGWLARKGACPAEEEQPVIIPGSMGAESYLMVGLGNARALASASHGAGRARSRFSMARGGADQREEALGLTGVDCITLRAERRIEEAPAAYKPIGPVVASQVEAGIVREVARMRPLMTFKA